From one Gossypium hirsutum isolate 1008001.06 chromosome D08, Gossypium_hirsutum_v2.1, whole genome shotgun sequence genomic stretch:
- the LOC107893747 gene encoding vacuolar-processing enzyme isoform X2, translated as MWIRCSSVDCDRIHCRMKPIVLESSWGTYYPGEYPSPPPEYETCLGDLYSVAWMEDSDIHNLRKETLHQQYEIVKRRTINDNYAYGSHVMQLGDIGISMDNLFTCLGTNPANDNFKFVDGSSLLPPTKAINQRYADLFHFWDKYRKAPDVLVRKVEAQKQYRYTVFVCGCPKAYHPACIKRDEAFFKSKAKWNCDLILLQDNS; from the exons ATGTGGATTCGGTGCAGTTCAGTAGACTGTGATCGGATCCACTGCAGAATGAAACCTATTGTCCTGGAGAGTAGCTGGGGAACCTATTATCCTGGAGAGTATCCAAGTCCTCCCCCAGAGTATGAAACCTGCTTGGGAGACTTGTACAGTGTTGCTTGGATGGAGGACAG TGACATACATAATCTGCGGAAGGAGACTTTGCACCAGCAATATGAAATT GTAAAAAGGAGGACTATCAATGACAATTATGCATATGGCTCTCATGTTATGCAATTGGGTGATATAGGAATTAGCATGGACAATCTCTTCACATGTTTGGGTACCAATCCTGCTAACGATAACTTCAAATTCGTCGATGGGAGCTCATTGTTGCCACCCACCAAAGCTATTAATCAGCGCTATGCTGATCTTTTCCATTTCTGGGATAAG TATCGCAAGGCACCTGATGTCTTGGTTAGGAAGGTTGAAGCTCAAAAGCAGTATCGATATACTGTCTTTGTTTG TGGCTGTCCTAAGGCATACCACCCAGCCTGTATCAAAAGGGATGAGGCATTCTTTAAATCCAAGGCAAAATGGAACTGTG ACCTTATTTTGTTGCAAGATAATTCATAG
- the LOC107893747 gene encoding vacuolar-processing enzyme isoform X1, translating to MWIRCSSVDCDRIHCRMKPIVLESSWGTYYPGEYPSPPPEYETCLGDLYSVAWMEDSDIHNLRKETLHQQYEIVKRRTINDNYAYGSHVMQLGDIGISMDNLFTCLGTNPANDNFKFVDGSSLLPPTKAINQRYADLFHFWDKYRKAPDVLVRKVEAQKQYRYTVFVCGCPKAYHPACIKRDEAFFKSKAKWNCGIMCLCPFQTLFCCKIIHS from the exons ATGTGGATTCGGTGCAGTTCAGTAGACTGTGATCGGATCCACTGCAGAATGAAACCTATTGTCCTGGAGAGTAGCTGGGGAACCTATTATCCTGGAGAGTATCCAAGTCCTCCCCCAGAGTATGAAACCTGCTTGGGAGACTTGTACAGTGTTGCTTGGATGGAGGACAG TGACATACATAATCTGCGGAAGGAGACTTTGCACCAGCAATATGAAATT GTAAAAAGGAGGACTATCAATGACAATTATGCATATGGCTCTCATGTTATGCAATTGGGTGATATAGGAATTAGCATGGACAATCTCTTCACATGTTTGGGTACCAATCCTGCTAACGATAACTTCAAATTCGTCGATGGGAGCTCATTGTTGCCACCCACCAAAGCTATTAATCAGCGCTATGCTGATCTTTTCCATTTCTGGGATAAG TATCGCAAGGCACCTGATGTCTTGGTTAGGAAGGTTGAAGCTCAAAAGCAGTATCGATATACTGTCTTTGTTTG TGGCTGTCCTAAGGCATACCACCCAGCCTGTATCAAAAGGGATGAGGCATTCTTTAAATCCAAGGCAAAATGGAACTGTG GTATAATGTGTCTCTGCCCTTTTCAGACCTTATTTTGTTGCAAGATAATTCATAGTTAA